In Haloterrigena turkmenica DSM 5511, a single genomic region encodes these proteins:
- a CDS encoding ORC1-type DNA replication protein translates to MSDDDSERTRADEVEQVDTDETGGFSSFDGSELADEEPSQGLFDDLLSGEPIFENKEVLRPSYTPHELPHRSDQINKMATILVAALRGETPSNILIYGKTGTGKTASAKFVSKELESTSQKYSVPCDVEYINCEVTDTQYRVLAQLANKFIEKNEARIDDRIDDLESLLEAVDEYEATSADADAAVRSEIEGDRVDEDDPFESVLPDDDESASTGTETGPASDESPLETEGSSNEAGGPSNAAIDDSDPTRRNDPNRLPADGDAQRPDDDFNREATDLDRSDTGSSDGRSDDGSPNHPLASTPFDSREGVEAEIESLEADKESFEEVPMTGWPTDRVYSVFFDAVDYDERVVVIMLDEIDKLVEKSGDDTLYNLSRMNSELENSRVSIIGISNDLKFTDFLDPRVKSSLGEEEIVFPPYDANQLRDILEHRSEVAFKGGALSEDVIPLCAAFAAQEHGDARRALDLLRTAGELAERSQAETIVEEHVREAQDKIELDRVVEVVRTLPTQSKLVLFAIILLEKNGVHSINTGEVFNIYKRLCEEIDADVLTQRRVTDLISELDMLGIVNAVVVSKGRYGRTKEISLSVPLEETEAVLLSDSRLSDIDDVQPFVQARFEN, encoded by the coding sequence ATGTCAGACGACGATTCAGAACGGACGAGAGCAGATGAGGTCGAGCAGGTGGATACTGACGAGACCGGCGGGTTCTCGAGTTTCGACGGGTCCGAGCTCGCCGACGAGGAGCCGAGCCAGGGGCTGTTCGACGACCTGCTCAGCGGCGAACCGATCTTCGAGAACAAGGAGGTCCTGCGACCGTCCTACACGCCACACGAACTCCCCCATCGGAGCGATCAGATCAACAAGATGGCGACGATTCTCGTCGCTGCGCTCCGCGGCGAAACGCCGTCGAACATCCTCATCTACGGCAAGACCGGAACCGGCAAGACCGCCAGCGCGAAGTTCGTCAGCAAGGAACTCGAGAGCACCTCCCAGAAGTACAGCGTGCCGTGTGACGTCGAGTACATCAACTGCGAGGTCACCGACACCCAGTACCGCGTGCTCGCGCAGCTGGCCAACAAGTTCATCGAGAAGAACGAAGCCCGGATCGACGACCGGATCGACGACCTCGAGTCGCTGCTTGAGGCCGTAGACGAGTACGAGGCCACCAGCGCGGACGCGGACGCCGCCGTTCGATCCGAAATCGAGGGCGACCGCGTCGACGAGGACGATCCGTTCGAATCGGTACTTCCGGACGACGACGAATCGGCTTCGACTGGAACCGAAACCGGCCCGGCCTCTGACGAATCTCCACTCGAAACGGAGGGGTCTTCGAACGAAGCAGGCGGTCCGTCGAACGCGGCTATCGACGACTCGGACCCGACCAGGCGGAACGACCCGAATCGACTACCGGCCGACGGCGACGCACAACGGCCTGACGACGACTTCAACCGCGAGGCTACCGATCTCGACCGAAGCGACACTGGCTCGAGCGACGGCCGATCCGATGACGGCTCGCCGAACCACCCCCTCGCCTCGACGCCGTTCGATTCCCGGGAGGGCGTCGAGGCCGAAATCGAGTCCCTCGAGGCGGACAAGGAGTCCTTCGAGGAGGTCCCGATGACCGGCTGGCCGACCGACCGCGTCTACAGCGTCTTCTTCGACGCCGTCGACTACGACGAGCGGGTCGTCGTCATCATGTTAGACGAGATCGACAAGCTCGTCGAGAAGAGCGGCGACGACACGCTCTACAACCTCTCGCGGATGAACTCCGAACTCGAGAACTCCCGCGTGTCGATCATCGGTATCTCGAACGACCTGAAGTTCACCGACTTCCTCGATCCACGCGTCAAGTCCTCGCTGGGCGAGGAGGAGATCGTCTTCCCGCCCTACGACGCCAACCAGCTGCGGGATATCTTAGAGCACCGCTCGGAGGTCGCGTTCAAGGGCGGCGCCCTCTCCGAGGACGTCATCCCGCTGTGTGCGGCCTTCGCGGCCCAGGAACACGGAGACGCGCGTCGCGCGTTGGACCTCCTCCGGACCGCGGGCGAACTCGCCGAGCGCTCCCAGGCCGAGACGATCGTCGAGGAACACGTCCGCGAGGCCCAGGACAAGATCGAACTCGACCGCGTCGTCGAGGTCGTTCGCACGCTGCCCACGCAGTCGAAACTCGTCCTCTTCGCGATCATCTTACTCGAGAAAAACGGCGTCCACAGCATCAACACGGGCGAGGTGTTCAACATCTACAAGCGCCTCTGCGAGGAGATCGACGCCGACGTCCTCACCCAGCGTCGCGTGACGGACCTCATCAGCGAACTCGACATGCTCGGGATCGTCAACGCCGTCGTCGTCTCGAAGGGCCGCTACGGCCGCACCAAGGAGATCAGCCTCTCCGTGCCGCTCGAGGAGACGGAGGCCGTCCTCCTCTCGGATTCTCGGCTTTCCGATATCGACGACGTCCAGCCGTTCGTCCAGGCGCGGTTCGAGAACTGA
- a CDS encoding S26 family signal peptidase, with the protein MSGSSPGDVSDDPDDTPDSNRPDDRERYRGDRDAAADPNSRRDGSAAATTASDDGVTIEDDGVVRWFLRSDDENVLFVRDVLSSVAIVAVIGLILFGVSGVWPPLVAVESPSMTPNMKTGDLIFVAEDERFVGDGAVAGTGVVTLESGQESGYEKFNNPGDVIVFQPNGNERRTPIIHRAHFRVEEGENWVETKANEDIAGDITCEDITTCPAPHDGFVTKGDANSNYDQIAGGATTTVVKSEWVTGKAMFRVPWLGNIRLTFDKLLGGILAPSPGPAIDGASSPATPDAPVSPAALAGATGLAACGGGAVTAIGRRRN; encoded by the coding sequence ATGAGCGGTTCTAGCCCCGGTGACGTCTCCGACGACCCCGACGATACCCCCGATTCTAACCGTCCCGACGATCGGGAACGATATCGCGGGGATCGAGACGCAGCCGCCGACCCCAACTCGAGACGGGACGGCTCGGCCGCGGCGACGACGGCGTCCGACGACGGCGTGACGATCGAGGACGACGGCGTCGTTCGCTGGTTTCTCCGATCCGACGACGAGAACGTCCTCTTCGTCCGCGACGTGCTCAGCAGCGTCGCGATCGTCGCCGTCATCGGCCTGATACTGTTCGGCGTCAGCGGCGTCTGGCCGCCGCTGGTCGCCGTCGAAAGCCCCAGTATGACCCCGAACATGAAGACCGGTGATCTGATCTTCGTCGCCGAGGACGAGCGGTTCGTCGGCGACGGCGCCGTCGCCGGCACCGGCGTGGTCACCCTCGAGAGCGGACAGGAAAGCGGCTACGAGAAGTTCAACAATCCCGGCGACGTGATCGTCTTCCAGCCCAACGGAAACGAGCGGCGGACGCCGATCATCCATCGCGCCCACTTCAGGGTCGAAGAGGGCGAGAACTGGGTCGAGACCAAGGCCAACGAGGATATCGCTGGCGACATCACCTGCGAGGACATCACTACCTGTCCGGCACCCCACGACGGGTTCGTCACGAAAGGTGATGCGAACAGCAACTACGATCAGATTGCAGGGGGCGCGACGACGACCGTCGTCAAATCCGAGTGGGTCACCGGCAAAGCGATGTTCCGGGTCCCGTGGCTCGGCAACATCCGCCTGACCTTCGACAAACTCCTCGGCGGTATCCTCGCCCCGTCGCCGGGGCCGGCCATCGACGGCGCCTCGAGTCCCGCTACTCCGGACGCACCCGTCAGCCCGGCCGCTCTCGCCGGCGCGACCGGTCTCGCGGCCTGCGGGGGCGGTGCCGTTACGGCTATCGGTCGACGGCGGAACTGA